The sequence ACTGCCTCACTCACAGTTCATACTGAGACACTCACAGCTGTGACTAAGATACTCACAGCTCATTAATAAATGCTATTATCCTCTCAAGACGCTTGTTTAACAAGGCAATTCCGTTTTAAAAGTACTCACTTCTTCTCCGCAGTAAATTCTGTTGAAGTTTATTTAAGACCATAGGAAAAACTGTATCTTTGATTTGAACTAACAGATGAAAAAAACATTCTTTCTATTACTTTTTTCGCTTTGCCTCTTGGCTTTTACAACAAAAGCACAACCGCAAAATTTAGTAACTAATCCCAGTTTCGAAATTTCTGATACGTGTCCTAATAATCTTGGTGAAATTAGTATAGCTACACCTTGGATTTCTCCAACATTAGGAACTCCAGATTATTATAATACGTGTGCCTCAGCGCCATCTGGAGTAAATGCACCAAATAATGTTTATGGTAGCCAAAATGCGCATTCGGGTTTGGGGTATGGAGGGTTTGTAACTTATTCATTATACGATTCTAATTATAGAGAATATTTACAAGTGCAACTATTACATAATCTGATAAAGGGTAAAAAGTATTGTGTTAGCTTTTTTGTAAGCTTAGCTGATAGCGTAGAATATAGTACAAAAGATATGGGAATATTTTTTTCCACCAAAGCAATAACAAGTACGAACTTTTTTAATTTAAATCAGATACCTCAAATAGTTGAAGACACTAATATAACTAACAAAGTAAATTGGACGATTGTAAGCGGAAGTTTTATTGCAGATTCAACTTATTCATACATTACTATTGGAAACTTTGATGATGATTTACAATGTAATGCTCTACCAAGCGGTGTTTCATCAAGTAGCCCACAATACGGAGGAGCTTATTACTACATAGATGATGTTTCAGTAACGGAGTGTGATGATACAATTGCAACAAATGATGATGTGGTGCAAATACCCAATGTAATTACACCCAACAACGATGGCAAAAACGATTATTTTGTGATAGAGAACTTACCCGATAACAGCGAGCTTACTATTTATAACCGTTGGGGTAATAACGTTTACCAAAGCCTCAATTATCAAAACAATTGGAAAGCGGATGAAGTAAATGCAGGAACGTATTATTACCTATTAACTTTACCAAATAAGGAAGTGAAGAAAGGGTTCCTTGAAGTGATAAAGTAAATGCAGAATGCAGAATTAAGAATGCAGAATTAAGAATGGTGAATTACAAATAGAATTGAAAATATGAAGATGTACCGATTGAATAAATGCAGAATTAAGAATGCAGAATTTAAAGCGGCATAGGATTTCGAATACGGTTTTAGCAAAATGAAAGTGTGATGAATACGGGGAAATCATCCGATGAATAACTTTCAGGAAGCTAAAATGAAATGAGAAAGTCAAGCCTTGAATTTTTGTTTCTTTTGCTTCAAGGCAAAAGAAAAAGCAAAAAACAATTAAGAATGCAAAACTGATTTGAAGATATGTAGATTGAAAAAGCGCACCTTATTTTTTACTCTGATTCCAGGTTTTGTAAAAATCTTGTTGCGTGGGTCGGTTAGTTTCCTTTTCTCGCAAAGGCTCGCAAGGCTTTAATGTTTTACGGCATTCTTCTGGAAGTTGCTGATATAATTTTGTTCCACTCGTTTTCCATTCAATCATTTCATCACTTACGTCCTTCACAATTTTTGCAGGATTGCCTACCAAAATCTTTTTTTCAGGAACAATCGTATCTGCTTTCACAAAACTCAATGCGCCCACAATACAATTATCACCAATAATCACATTGTCCATAATAACAGCATTCATTCCAATCATCGCATTTTTCCCAATAATAGCTCCGTGAATAATCGCTCCATGACCAATGTGTGCAGCTTCTTTCAACACAACAGTTGTTCCCGGAAACATGTGAATAGTGCAATTTTCCTGCACATTACAACCGTCTTCAATAATAATTTCACCCCAATCACCACGAATAGCAGCACCAGGACCAACATATACATTTTTGCCAATAATCACATTCCCAGTTACTGTCGCCTGCGGATGAATGAACGCACTTTCGTGGATGACAGGTTTGTAGCCGTTAAATTCGTAAATCATATTAATTTAGGATTTGAGATTTCTTGATTTAAGGAATTTATACTCTCTCTATTACTACCGCAAAACCTTGTCCAACGCCAATACACATAGTTACCAATGCGTATTTTTTATTTTGTTCGTGCAACTCAATAGCAGCCGAATTTAAAATACGCGCGCCACTCATTCCTAAAGGATGTCCGAGCGCAATAGCGCCACCATTCGGATTGATGCGCGGATCGTTATCGTCTAATTTCCAAGAACGAATACACGCCAAACTTTGTGCAGCAAAAGCTTCGTTGAGTTCGATAATATCCATATCGCTCATTTTTAAACCAGCTCTTTTTAACGCTAAATTACTTGCTTCCACCGGACCAATTCCCATTACTCGTGGCTCCACTCCTACTACTCCCGAACTTACAATCCGGACTTTGGGTTTCAAATTATATTTTTTAATT comes from Bacteroidia bacterium and encodes:
- a CDS encoding gliding motility-associated C-terminal domain-containing protein, with protein sequence MKKTFFLLLFSLCLLAFTTKAQPQNLVTNPSFEISDTCPNNLGEISIATPWISPTLGTPDYYNTCASAPSGVNAPNNVYGSQNAHSGLGYGGFVTYSLYDSNYREYLQVQLLHNLIKGKKYCVSFFVSLADSVEYSTKDMGIFFSTKAITSTNFFNLNQIPQIVEDTNITNKVNWTIVSGSFIADSTYSYITIGNFDDDLQCNALPSGVSSSSPQYGGAYYYIDDVSVTECDDTIATNDDVVQIPNVITPNNDGKNDYFVIENLPDNSELTIYNRWGNNVYQSLNYQNNWKADEVNAGTYYYLLTLPNKEVKKGFLEVIK
- a CDS encoding transferase hexapeptide repeat family protein, producing the protein MIYEFNGYKPVIHESAFIHPQATVTGNVIIGKNVYVGPGAAIRGDWGEIIIEDGCNVQENCTIHMFPGTTVVLKEAAHIGHGAIIHGAIIGKNAMIGMNAVIMDNVIIGDNCIVGALSFVKADTIVPEKKILVGNPAKIVKDVSDEMIEWKTSGTKLYQQLPEECRKTLKPCEPLREKETNRPTQQDFYKTWNQSKK